In Sciurus carolinensis chromosome 4, mSciCar1.2, whole genome shotgun sequence, the sequence GGAAGGACAACTCCAGAGCCATGTCCGGAACCCATGACCAGGGTTCAGGGTTCCCTACTCCAGGTTCCCACTGTTGGCAGCAGGTGGGTGCCCAGCTCAGCCTTTTCTTCCCAagtgtggggctgggggaggctCTGCCCTCCCAGGGACCTCAGCCCTGGCCAGCTGCACACTTCACATGAACCAAAAACCTCAGGAGGAGGTGGTGAGCTGCATCTGTGTGTCTTTGCTCAGGAAGCGGGGGGTGTTTAATGGCAGTTAAAGATCCCTTGGCCTCTGGTTTTGTTTGTAAATAAACTCTTTGAGAAAGTGCCTCCCTTCTTCCATTCAGCCAGGACTGCAGAGCCCATACCTCCCCCAAGTCAGCCTGACAAGGAGATGAGAGCAGGGTCACTGTGTGGCCTCTAGCCCCCCCCCCCCTTAGTCACCACCACTCACCTTCTGTGGATGGAGCAGACGGACAaggtggtgtttttgtttttattttaaaaagttcacacaGCTTCCCCACCTTTGTCCCAGCATGGGTTTTGGAGACTCCATCCCTATTCCCCTATGGATCAGGCCAGAAGTGAGGCCGCCAGCCCTGGGACAGGAGGCAGCCAGTGGCCCCCTGTCAACCCCACATCAGGGTGGGGCTAGGTCCCCTGTCCCAGGGCCCTATTGGCTGCAGTGAGGCAAAGGGACGGAATGTGGGTGGGTGGAGAGCTCCTGGCAGGACCAGGAAGCACCTCTGCCCTCTTGGCACTgagaagccaggaagcagggcaGGTGGGGCACAGGCTGTGGCAGGGTGTCTACATGTCAAACACACGTGAGGGGTGGGTCAAGGCAGCTGCACACCAGGCTGGGCACGGGGCAACATGGCACACGGCTCAGGGTGACCCTGTCTCCAGCCCCCCCTGCAGCCCCCCTGACCCATGTGTACGTGAAAGCAGGCTGGGAGGGAGCCacacccacctcccacccccccaaaaaatatatgtatatacgtatgttgatatatataatatagaggTATATACACCTGTACAGACAATTTTGCCACCAACCACTAAATGGTTATTACACTATATCAAGACACTAAAATGGCAGGGAGCCCCCTCTCGGGAAGCTGTGGGACCCTGGGGCTGGCTGGCTGACGCACGGAATGGGGAGCAGAAGCCCAGGTTCGTTTCTTCCCTCACAGCAGAGGGGTAGGAGCGGGAAGAAAAGTCAGCCCTTGACCCAGCTCAGCCCTAGACCAGACGAGGATTCCGAGGGCTGGGCCTCACCCACCTTAGCCGAACTGTGGCCACACAGTACACCTCTGACCTCAAAAAGGAGGTCGAATTGAAATGGCCCTGGGCCTGTCCAGGCCTCCAGCGCCCTGGTATGGGACCCAGAGCTGCTGCTTGACAGGTCACCTCTGCCCCGGGTGAGCCCAAGCCAGGTGTAGGGCCCAACTGCTCCGACCTTCCAGGGAAGGGGGAAAGCAGGGACTGTGATTGTCAAGACTCAACCAGAGAGAGCGCCATGCTGGCTGCAGCTCCCTGGCTCCCCAACTCAAGCCCCTTCCCTAGCCCTGGAAGGCTACAAGCAGGAATCCCAGTGTAGCTGCAGGTCATGGCCATCAAGGAAGTCCGTGGAGAAGAGGCTAGGGGCTGCAGTGCTGAGGGGGGCCAGGCTGAGCACAGGGCCACCTGATGACAGCTCCAGCCAGTCCATGCTGTCCAGGTGACCATCGGCCAGGTCCAGGCCCACACCACTGCTGGGCTCAGGGGCAAAGTGCAACTCTGAAGTGTCCATGGGGGAGGGGGGATGGTCCAGGATGGCAGCACTGCTCAGCATCTGGCTGTGGAGGTCATCAATAAGGGAAAGGGGCTCTGGCCCTTCGTGCCCACTGGTCAGCAGAGGCAACCCTGTGCTGCTCTCCAGGAAGTCTTCCAGGCGCCCTGGAAGAGCAGGTGAGGCCGGTGGAGGTGGGGCAGCCTGGGGGAGctcaggggagggagagggctgTGTCACCAGTGGGGAACTGCAGGCTGCCGATGAGGGTGGCTTCTCCTTTCCTGGAAGGGATGGTGGTTCCTTGAAATCTGCTGAAATTTCTGCCAATCAAGACAGCGAATGACGTTAGAAATCAGGCCTGAATGCATGCAAACGAATGATGGGAgacccttacctcacaccatagggaagaataaaagtcttAAGTTTAGGAGCTAAAGCTATGAGATGGGAGAAAAAAGGGAACCCATGAGGTTTGGCAGTCATTTCTTGGTtgtgacaccaaaagcacagtaGACAGACTACCCAAAAGACATTGTGTACATCAAAGGACACCACACCAAGAGACTGAAAGGGCTTCTCACAGAGTgagaggaaatatttataaatccagGATATTTATAaatccaggatttataaagaactacaaGAGAAAACACAACCTGATTAAAATTGGGCAAAGGACTCAACCAGACATGTTCTCCAAAGATGCtggacgtggtggcacacacctatataaccccagctgcttggaaggctgaggcaggagtatcgcaagttcaaggtcagcctcagcaactcagcttTAAGACCCCgtgaagataaaaagtaaaaaaggctggaggtgtagctgaGTGCTGAAGGACCCtaggtccaatccctagtactgggagAAGGGGTAAAGAGACATTTTCTCCAAATGTGACACACAAAAGGCCaacagcacatgaaaagatgctcaacatggagggaaatgcaaatccaaacgaTGAGACTCCACCTCTCACCCACTAGAGTGGCTACCATCAAAACAGCAGAAGAGAAGGAGTGGTAAGgagctgggaggtggtggagcacAACACCAAAAAGGAAGTGCTGATGAGAATGTGGCATGAGAGCCCTCGTGCATGGagatgtaaaatggtacagctactttggaaaacagcatgTGTAGGGTCTACAAAGCAACACTGAATGATCCAGCAGTCCCACTTCTGGGCAAAcaccccaaagaattgaaagcagtgTCTCAGGGAGCTACTTAAACACTCATAATAACAGCactgttcacagcagctcaagcAACCCAGGGTCCACTGACAGATGACTGATGGACCTTGAAGACAgtaccaagtgaaataaaccacaaaAACTCTATGACTCCACTTATTTGAGGTACTTTGTCAGAATGGGAGGCAGCAGAATGGGGGTTGCTGGGAGAGGAGAATGTGGAGTTTCTATCCAAGGCATAcagtttcagtttgggatgagGAGGTTCTAGAAGTGATGTTGCACACATCGTAATATACTTAATGCCATTTACGAATGGTCAGAATATATCTTatcacaataacaaaaatgttatTACATAGAACCAGGCTTGTTCCCCGACCTCTAGTCCCTCCTGTCCCAGCTGAACACCTTCCCCTGCAGCTGCTTCACCAGACAAGGAGCCTCAGTCTCCAGCCACCACCACCTGCCACtttgagagcttgtttggaggttctagcagggaAGCGCAGCTACTCTTATACCCTTGACCGAAGAACGGTCCTCCTCTATCGGGGAAGGTCATCCTCTTCGACTGAGCAGCTTCGGGAGGGACGCATTTGGAGctgtgagggaggaaggggacacccgcctagccagccagatcagccAAATCAACCCTGGTGATCAATGGGGTGACATGTCGCAGCCAGATCGCCCTCACATCCCTGCCACTTTGAAATAACCTTCCTCTCCTGTTATTCTTGCCACCTTGGGGACCCTTTGGGGCAGGCCGCACCTCATGTGTTTCTCTGCCATTCTTTAAACACTAGAGTTCAAGGGTCACCCCTGTCCCTCCTCAATCTCTCCTCGCCTGGGCAGCGGCATCCCTCCCGAGGTTTGTTCTGGACACAAGTGGCTCTCGAAGCTCAAGTCAGGCCTCTCCTCAGCTCCCACACCAGCAGGTTCTGGGTCAGCTGCACTGGTCAGAAACAGCTCAGGCCCCACCACAGAGTCTGTACCTGACGATGCCTCCAGGGCTTGAGAATCACTGAGCCCTTATCTTAAACTGAAATAAACTTTGCCATTTTGAAGTTGCATTAGAGCCCTCGTGCATGATTAGTGGagatgtaaaatggtatagctactttggaaaacagcatgTGTAGGGTCTACAAAGCAAAACTGTTGCTCTGTGGCTCTTGTGTCACCTGCCACATCGCACTCACTCCTGTCTATCAGGAAGGATTCCACGGGGTCTGCCCTCTTCCTATTGCCACCATGGAGTCTCCACACTCCTCCCAGAAACTGACCCCTCCACTCCAGCCCCCTATGCTAAGGGGGTCCCTCCCCTCCACACCATCGCCTCTGCACGACAGGTGCTTGGCAAACATGCTGATGCTCTTCCTACCTCTGCCCTATCTCCTCACCCCCACTTTGCAGGGAAGCTCCCCAGGAGCTCTGAGTCTGCAGAGTGTGATTGCAGGTGACGGCACAATGCTTGCTCCCTACCTGGAGATCAGGTCTCAGGCCTCACCTGCCTTGCCCATCCCTGGTTTGGAGGGTGTCACCTCTGCCCACTGCTTGGCCTCATCTGCTTGTCCCTCTCTTCCACAAAAGCCAGGGCTCTGGTACCCATGCTTCCTGCTCTATCAGTCTCAAATCCCAGGACAAGTGGCTCCAGACCTACAGTAAGCAGCTATCCGATCCACCCAGCTGAGGCTGCACCATATGCCCCCCAGGCAATGGCAACTTGCTGAGGCCTCAGGCCACAGCCCTGTGTCCTCCTGGGCTGCTGCCTCCCTCACCACACCTGAGCCACAGGAACACAAAGCAAGCCCCATGCTCAGGGCCAGGCTCCTACCTCTGACAGGGGTCCCCCCACGGTGCCCTCCTGGGGCTGCGCCCTGGGCCTCTGCACTGCCACGCCTCCCCGCTGCACTCTGTCCTAATGCTGCGGCTCTGGGTCCAGACACTCGGCTTACTCGTCGTGTTTACTGTTTCTCTCCCACAGACTAAGCTCCACAAAGGTGAGTATCTCCTGTTCACTAACGTGTCCTGGGGGCCAAGAGGTCCTCGGAGCAAGTGTACAGTAGAAGGAACTTGTACAGAAGGACTGCACTGTCACAGCCCTTGCTATACAGTCCAGTGTTCAAGAAATCAATCAAcgggtgcagtggtacacgcctgcgtctcagcaactcaggaggctgaggcaggaggctcccaagtttaagctcagcctcagcaacacagtgaggtcctgagcaactcagcaaaaaccctgtctcaaagacaaaaaggctgggtatgtggttcaggtgttaagtgcccctggattccatccccagtactggaaaaagaaagaaagagaaaccaacCAAACCACCTTGGGCTACAGACGACCTATGAACAAAGGCAGCTGGGGACCCCGACTTTAcctccactcttttttttttttttttttttttttttttgctgtgctggggatcgaacccagggccttgtgcatgcagggcaagcactctaccgactgagatatctccccagccctacctcCACTCTGAATGAGGATGTCAAACAGGTCATCCATCTGCTGGCTGGAGGAACTGTTTTCCTGagggacaaaaacaaaaaagatgcaAATGAAAATCTATGACAGTGAACCCGGGCCTGGCCTGGGCCTAGCCCTGCCTCCACTGGCCCCCAAGCGGGCACCAGACCACAGCTCCATGGCCCAGACTCTGTACCAGTAACTCCCCAAGGCCTTTGGACTACAGACTGGCCTCTGCCTATCCATCACTCCAGGTGGTACCCACCCTGGCCAGTCCTGTCATTGTCACCTGCTGTTTGGGCTGCTGGGTCACAGCCTCCTCATAACCTGGTGGTTCTTTCTTCAGCAGAGAAGTTGGGGTCCCAAAAGGGGGCTGTGGTGGGTGCTCCAGATCCATCTGGGCAGGTGGAGCAGGGGCTGGAGAACCAGGCTGGGACAAGGGCTGGTTGGGACAACAGGAGAGAACAGCGGTGAGAGTGGGGGCAGGGCTCTGGGGAAGGGACACTGAGCCCTGGCCCCTAACCCTGGTGATCCCACCCCCAGGAGTTTTACATGCTTTCTCAGGGGAGGTTGCTCAGGGGCCCCTGTCACCCATGCCAAGGTGCCTGGTTCCTGTCTCTTTCCCCTCCAGTCCTAAGCTCTGCAGGACCTGCCCTCCTGCACCCGGCTACCTGTAGGGGACTCCCACTGGGCAGGCCAGGGCTGTCTGCATTCTtattggtcacagtgaggacaAGGTGGGTCCCTGTGGAGTCGGTGATGAGGGTAGGCGGGGTGACCCCCTTGAGGAGGCCAGTGCCCTGTGGGCCCAGGAGCAGCTGAGGGGTAGGGGCCACCTCGGGCTCAGGCGGTGTGGCTTCCTGCTTCACCACCACGGCTGGAGGCCCCGGGGCTGGGGCAGCAGTGTCTCTGTGGTTGGCAGTGGGGGCCAGCAGGCCAGAGCTGAAGCGGTGAGCGGTGTCTGGGGGCTGGTGGCTCAGCTGGCAGCTGGAGAAGCTCTTCTCCTGCTTCACAGGGGTGCTGGGCGGGGCGGCGGTGGGAACGGGAGCCAGGCTGGGCTGCTGGGCCCGCTTCTCCTGCTCCAGCTGCAGCCGGAGCAGCTCCACCAGCTGCTGCTTCTGCCGGAGCATGCGGGTCAGCTCCTCGATCTGCTTGTCCTTCTCCTGTAGCATCTGGTCCTTGTCCAGACCCTCCATCTCTGCACGCACGCCAGGACTCAGGCAGCAGGGCGCGGTGCGAGGGCCTTCCTCCTTCACAAGGATTTGCAGTGGCGAGGTCTGCAGGGTGAGCTGTGTCAGTGGCGATGTCACCATCTCACCAAAGGTGTCCCCAGGCGTGGAGTTCTCATCACCCGTACTGAGCAGTGAGCGCTCTGAGGGGGTCGGGGAGACAGGGGGTGTGGAACCCGTGCTGCCAAACTTCACCACACCATTGCTGGTCACCGTGGCCACCACCACCTCAGCTGGGGCCAGGCCTGCTGCCACCAGGGCTGGCCCTGCACTCAGTCGGGCCGCTGGAAAGGCGACCACCACCTCACCAGCCTTGGACAGGAGAGAGGCGGCAGCAGAGGCCTTGGGAGCTCCAGGGGCTGGGCTGACTTGGTCTTGGTAGGCTCGCAGGCGCTCAATCAGCTCTGTCTTGGTGCCCGAGACGGGCAGTGACCGCAGCTTCAGCTCCTGCTTTAGCTCTGCCACCTGCAGGGATGAGAGTCAGTGAGGCCAGAGCTGGGAGAGGAACAGAGGGAACCAGACCCGGGCAGCAGGACAGGCTGCTGAGGACAGGAGGGTGAAGAGTCTGCAAGACAGCCCCCGTGCTCCTGGGCCCACCGGCCACAGCAGGCACATCCTGTTGTGTTCTCCAACAGGCCTGTGAGGTGCTCACCAGCCCCTTCCCAGAATCCTCCTTTCAGCATCCTAACCACAACATCCTAAACCCTGATCTTGGGGACAAGCTCTCCAGGAAGAATTTGGTTTTCTTCTGAGGGGCCATGAAGAAGCCACTTCTCAAGGCCCCAGGAGGTGAGCTATGGATGTGCCCAGAGCAAATTGCAGCAGCAAAACAGCAGTTTCGCTGGTGCTCAGTCTCCCACCCTGCAGCCTTGGGCACACTCCTGTCTCCAACGCCTCTGCCTGGCTCATCCTCCCAGAGGAAGATAATGCCTGTTTTCATGCTGCACCACAGAGGTGGAGGGAGACACAAGACATACGATGACGGGTGGGCTGTGGAGGGAAGTGACAGGCCCTGGAGTAGGTTCCAGGTGGCCCTGTCACTGCAGACCAGAGCCTGGAGCCTACCCTGCCTCTCACTGTTGTGGCTCCTGGCCTTGGGTCTTCTTTGCATAAAATCCAGCTCCTGTGAGAGAGGCCAGCAGGCAGTGGCCCAGGCTTCTAGTGGAAAGGGGATGGTTTGCCACCTACCTTCATGTCGTCTAGGTTGGCCGGCAGGACTCCTGGCTTGCCACTCTGTGGGGAGCTGTTCTGACGTGTCAGTCCACCAGGCCCCGGGGTGCCGGATCCGGAGCCACCATTGCTGGTGGAGAGGCTGCGCACTGCGGGGGCCCCACAGCTCCCCAGAGTCTCACCTGCTGgcctgagaaagaaaaagacgGCAATGAGCAATGTCGGCATCACCACTGGCCCTGCAGGCAGTGGGTCCAGGACCCTGCGTGCAGGCCAGGGAGGCCCTGCCCGCCACCGGCCCACCATGCCAAGGGCAGCGGCTGGTACTTAGGTGGGGCAGGCAGGATGGTCTGGTAGTTgtagtgctgctgctgctgctggttgAGGATCTGCAGCTGCAGGAAGAGCTGCTGCTGCTGTAGGATCTTGGCATAGGAGGAGTCCATGGCAGGCGCCCCCTTGTCCTGCTTTTGGTCCGGCGGGATGTACTGATGGTACTTGAGTTTCTTCACCTTTGGCTTCAGTTCCTTGGCCTTCTTGCTGCGCTGTGACTTCTCGCTGGCAGATTTGGGTTGGCTTTGCTGAGGAAACAGGGGACATGGCATCAGGAGCTAGCTGGGGTGGGGTACTGCTGAGAAGGCACCCCACCTGTGCATGCCCCGTCCTGCTTCACGGTGCCTCTCCAACCAAGAGCTGCTGGCCTGCAGGAAACGTCAACCAAACACACAGGCTCAGATGTCACCGTGCCCCCAACAGAGTGTGACACAACAAGGAGGCAAAACCACAGCCAGCGTGGAGCAGGGGCCACACCAGACAGGGCAGGTGACCAGGAAAGCATCACGCAAGCCTCCCAAGATTCCTGAACAAGCTCTTGTCATAcagaaaatgaggaaacaggGCAGGATGTACTGGCAcaacctgtgatcccagtgactcaggagacaggccagccagcctcagtcactcagccaggccctaagcaacctgtctcaaaataaaatataaaaggggttggggacgtggctcagtggtacagtgctcctgggttcaatctgacagatgaaaggaagaagggaggggaaacaGGCTCACAGAAGGATGCACAGTGACCTTCATCTTGATCTAGCCAGAACCTGCATCACGACCCTGTTCATACCCCAGAGGCTCCCAGCTGGCACAGTCATAGGTCCAAGAGGGTCAGTGGACCCAGGCTGACCAAGGAGGGCAGCAGGTCATGTTTGGGAGGCCTGTCCTTAGAGTGGGTGAGGTGGAGGACAGCAAGAGTAAGCAGGCAAACGCTGGACCGTGTGGGGAGCCTGGAGTTTCTGAGCACAGAGGGCAACAGCAGAGCAGAGGCGAGGCAGGGATCAGCTAAGGTCTCGACAGATGGCAACGGGACACCCAGCATCTGGGTGGAGATGATCATCTAGGAGAGCTGGGGCTCAGGGGGAGAAGGAGCGAGCACAGATGGCCAGATCAGAGAGACCCTCTCATGTgccaaggtgtgtgtgtggtggtcaAAGGAGGGCCACGGGGGTGTCATGAGGAGCAAGCTCATGGGAGGAGCTCTGGGGCCATTTGAGAGGGTGCTGACTGACAGGCGTCAGCTGGGGCTGTTGGCAGCTCCTTCAGCCTGGAGTAGGAGCTGGAGCTGAGGCCACTGGAGCTGCGGGTGGTAGCCTCCAGAGTTGTCACATGGCCAGGTGTGGAAGAAGGCAGGACTTGGGGTATCTCCCTGGGACGCAGGCAGCCTCCAGGGCCaagtcaggctcagcaaaagtCTAAGAATGAGGACAGGCTGACCTCCAGGCTGTGAGCATTGGCCTCTCCTGAGGCTCGTGGCCAGAGGAGCTACAGGTGGCCAGGGGGTGCCACATCAGGTATAGGATCTCTGTGATGAGGGTATGGAGcctagagaagaggaaaggacagGACAGAAAGGCAAGTTGGGGGTAGAGCCCCCCCAAAATCCCAGAAGCCAGGAGGTTCTGCAGGGCTGCAGGACTAGTGTCAGCACTCCCTTACTGGGGAGTCTGGACTCTTCTGTGCATGTGAGGCCAGCAATGCCCAGCAGCGTCTGCCACCCTTTCTCCCTCGCTCAGGTCAGGTCTTGGAGAGCAGGGCCAGCCATGTGGCCCTGGGCTTGTCACCTGCAGCACAGGACTCTCTGATGCCACTGGCACTGCTGAGTGAGGGGGCAGAGTGTGGGTGTGGCTTCATGGATGAGAGTGGGACCGAGAGCCAGGGAGCCAGGCCCCACTGGCACACTGTCTTGCTGTGGTTTGAAGTGGCCTGTCCCTGCCAAAACTCCTGCTGGAGGTGAACCCCACTGTGTCAAGAGGACAGACATGGACCTGTGGTGTTTAGagtggggcctctgggaggtgattAGGGTTAGGCAAGGTCATCTGGGTGGATCCCAAGACTGGACACCGTGACTTTGTCAAGGAACACGAGGACACGTGCGCTCACTCATCTCTCACCATGCCAATGCCCTGAACTACCCTGATAtcctgccagcaagaaggccataCACCAAATGGCCTTGGATCTTCCAGCCTCTGAGTTAAAATAAACCTCCTTTCTTCAGGACTTAGCCAGTCTGCAGCACTGTGTCACTAGAAACAAGTGGACTAAGGCAGTGTTCAGCCAGTGGCTGTGGCTGTGAGAGCAGCGTCACCTGTGGAGACCAGGAGGAAACTCCCAGACTCCCTCAGTCGCCTTGGTGGAGGACCCCTGCAGCTGTCCCCACAGGGCTCTGAGGGGTACAGTGAGAGGGATGGCACAACTGCTAGCAGAACTGTACCTTAATGAGCGTGGGGGTGGACTTGGCGGTGGGGACAGCAGTTCCATTGGGGAGGCTGGGGGGCAGCAGAGGCGggggaggcagagaagaaggCTGCTCTGACAAGAAAAGCGTTTCTCCAGAATCCGGGCCCATAGGGAGTTGAGAAAGAACCTGAAAAGGGGAGAGAAGTGAGGACATTAGCAACTCCAGGTCAAGCATGCCCAGTCTACCCTACCAGCAATGCGGGCAGCAGCCACCTCCTCAGAAACCACCATGGCTGACGGGTGGGCCAAGACCAGGGGAAAGAGAGCAAGCAGCACCAGCTGGCAGTGTGGTAGGTCTTGAACTTAGTGCACCAGGACCAGGAGGCACTGGGAAGGAGTGATGGGGGGCAGCTCAGGCAGGCTGTGAGTCGGCCTGCTGGGCTGCCTCTCCCTAGGGCCCCAGGGGTGCTCAGGTTGCCAGAATTGAAGGGCCACCATCaacccctccctcctcaccaccGGAAACTCAACCCAGTGCCTGGACTACCAGGCAATGCCTTCTGGCTCCTCTGTGCCCAGGGGAGAGCTAATTCTAGGCAGCCCCAGAAGTGTGGGGAAGCAGAAGTGTCTGGGAGTGGGCAAGCTTACCTGAGTGGGGGACATGGAAGTGGCACTGGGCAGTGGTTCGCTGACTCGGGCCTCCAGGGGTGATGGCACTGACCCCTGGGACTCATGGCTGGCAGGTTGCTCAGGGGATAAGGCGTCACTGCTGTCCTCATCAAAGGAAGAGCTGTCTGCTACCTTCGGGTAATTCACCTGGCCCACTGAAATCAAGCCAGCGTAAGACTCCATTGTGTTCCCCCAACAGCAGGGCAGGAAAGAAAGGCTGTTCCAGCAGAGGGCCTGACCCTTGACCATGACGCAATCAGACAAAGGGAGATTGGGACCACCCTGCCTTCTCGGTGCAATAGAGCAGGAGGAAGGTCAGGGTCATGACCCTAACACACCGGCAGAGGCTTCCAAGGTCCTCCCAGTACTTCCTTGGACTGAAGAAAGCCTTAACTTTTAGCCTCTTGCTTTTTGACTGTACACTGTGTTTAGCTTTCTAAGTCAAGTTCTTTGCTCATCCCTCCAGCCTGCTCCGTCCCGGAAGACATGGGCTCCTCCTGACCTCATCTTCGACCCAGTACGGATGGTACTTTATCCCATCCTATGGCCACGCAGTTCTTCCCCCTATCATGACAGCACATAATGAAGCCCTGTGTCTGCTGGTGAGGGGCCACAGAGCTCCAGGGACAGACCTCTCAGAGCTCACTCGACTCCCCAAAGGCCAAACATACAGGAGCTCAGCTCTGGGGCCAGAGTGGAGGGCATCCTAGAGGGGCAGGGACCTGTAGTGAAACAGGATCTGCAGAAGTAGGGTGGCCCCTTTAGAGGTCAGTGACCCTCGGAGACCCAGCACTTGGTAGCAAAGGCACCAGAAGAAAACATGCTGCTGCCCATAAGTGCCCTGGCTGGACCCAGGACCAAGCTGTGCCACAGTGCATCCATGTcattccagagctgctgggaggaCACTCCGCGTGGTGCTCCCACTCCGCAAGGGCCAGCATGGGAATCCCAGACTgcaaggggaaggaaaggtgggGACAGAGCAAGAAGGGTATTTCAAGAGTCATGTCACAACCACCACCTCCATGCGGTTGTGGGAAGAGGTGCGCGGCAGGTCCAACTCCTCAGCTGCCCACATAGGAGGAACTAAGGCGTGAGGAAGGCAGAGGTGTGGGGCCGGTCGGCCTGGGGAACCCCCAGATGAGGAAGAGGAACAAGCCTCATTGGCTCAGGCTGGGTTTGTTTGGGGGTGAGGCTCCCAACAACTTCTTCTTCCCGGGGCCATGAACTGAGGCTCTCTCCTGCACTGGACCTGGGGGGACGCAGCTGAGCGCTCCCTTGCTGGCCGACTGCAGTAACGGGCAGGAGTGCCATGCACAGAGAGACCTGAGCTTGCTGACCGCCTGCACACCATGCCACACACATTTAGACTTGCCCCCAAACCTACTTCCAGAGTGGAGATCTGCTGTGAGGCAGCAGCTGCAACTCCCCAGGGACTGGTGCACCTGGAAGAAGCTGCAGGCCACAATGGGGAGGAATGAGGCTATGGGCAGCCCAGAGCACACCagtctatttttctgtttcctggggCCAGGGATGCGCTGGGAGCAGAGTCAGGGTCCCTGACCTCCAAAGCCTGTGGGTTCAGTGGCCCGGGGCAGAGCAGAGGTTTCACTGAGGAAGCTCAGAAGCTAAGGGCGTGCTGGGGAGAGACTTGGGAGACCTCCTGGAGGAGAGCGCTTGGGGTGAATCCTCACAACACCTGGGGGTGGCCTGAGGGGAAGGTGTAGGGTGTGTGCACACACTTGTGAACGGGCATGGGTGTGTGGGGAAGACCCAGCCCCCTCTTAGCAGGCCCCTCTCTTGTCCTCAGCTCTAcctctcctacctcagcctaaCCGCTACCTGGGTTCAGGGTTcaatttcttccccttcctcccctggaACTACTGCCCCACTCCTCAGCCTCTTCTGCCCCTGCTTCCTCTCCATCCATAaacctgctccag encodes:
- the Mrtfa gene encoding myocardin-related transcription factor A isoform X5: MASLRREERKTGFLQHWPLDPHISSSVLEKTKIHQPTCRILPLSWIVLKPGKDSCSAVCLTPYHSLREVLQLKLQQRRTREELVSQGIMPPLKSPAAFHEQRRSLERARTEDYLKRKIRSRPERSELVRMHILEETSAEPSLQAKQLKLKRARLADDLNEKIAQRPGPMELVEKNILPVESSLKEAIIVGQVNYPKVADSSSFDEDSSDALSPEQPASHESQGSVPSPLEARVSEPLPSATSMSPTQVLSQLPMGPDSGETLFLSEQPSSLPPPPLLPPSLPNGTAVPTAKSTPTLIKQSQPKSASEKSQRSKKAKELKPKVKKLKYHQYIPPDQKQDKGAPAMDSSYAKILQQQQLFLQLQILNQQQQQHYNYQTILPAPPKPAGETLGSCGAPAVRSLSTSNGGSGSGTPGPGGLTRQNSSPQSGKPGVLPANLDDMKVAELKQELKLRSLPVSGTKTELIERLRAYQDQVSPAPGAPKASAAASLLSKAGEVVVAFPAARLSAGPALVAAGLAPAEVVVATVTSNGVVKFGSTGSTPPVSPTPSERSLLSTGDENSTPGDTFGEMVTSPLTQLTLQTSPLQILVKEEGPRTAPCCLSPGVRAEMEGLDKDQMLQEKDKQIEELTRMLRQKQQLVELLRLQLEQEKRAQQPSLAPVPTAAPPSTPVKQEKSFSSCQLSHQPPDTAHRFSSGLLAPTANHRDTAAPAPGPPAVVVKQEATPPEPEVAPTPQLLLGPQGTGLLKGVTPPTLITDSTGTHLVLTVTNKNADSPGLPSGSPLQPLSQPGSPAPAPPAQMDLEHPPQPPFGTPTSLLKKEPPGYEEAVTQQPKQQENSSSSQQMDDLFDILIQSGEISADFKEPPSLPGKEKPPSSAACSSPLVTQPSPSPELPQAAPPPPASPALPGRLEDFLESSTGLPLLTSGHEGPEPLSLIDDLHSQMLSSAAILDHPPSPMDTSELHFAPEPSSGVGLDLADGHLDSMDWLELSSGGPVLSLAPLSTAAPSLFSTDFLDGHDLQLHWDSCL
- the Mrtfa gene encoding myocardin-related transcription factor A isoform X6; translation: MTLLEPEMLMMAVQSVLQLKLQQRRTREELVSQGIMPPLKSPAAFHEQRRSLERARTEDYLKRKIRSRPERSELVRMHILEETSAEPSLQAKQLKLKRARLADDLNEKIAQRPGPMELVEKNILPVESSLKEAIIVGQVNYPKVADSSSFDEDSSDALSPEQPASHESQGSVPSPLEARVSEPLPSATSMSPTQVLSQLPMGPDSGETLFLSEQPSSLPPPPLLPPSLPNGTAVPTAKSTPTLIKQSQPKSASEKSQRSKKAKELKPKVKKLKYHQYIPPDQKQDKGAPAMDSSYAKILQQQQLFLQLQILNQQQQQHYNYQTILPAPPKPAGETLGSCGAPAVRSLSTSNGGSGSGTPGPGGLTRQNSSPQSGKPGVLPANLDDMKVAELKQELKLRSLPVSGTKTELIERLRAYQDQVSPAPGAPKASAAASLLSKAGEVVVAFPAARLSAGPALVAAGLAPAEVVVATVTSNGVVKFGSTGSTPPVSPTPSERSLLSTGDENSTPGDTFGEMVTSPLTQLTLQTSPLQILVKEEGPRTAPCCLSPGVRAEMEGLDKDQMLQEKDKQIEELTRMLRQKQQLVELLRLQLEQEKRAQQPSLAPVPTAAPPSTPVKQEKSFSSCQLSHQPPDTAHRFSSGLLAPTANHRDTAAPAPGPPAVVVKQEATPPEPEVAPTPQLLLGPQGTGLLKGVTPPTLITDSTGTHLVLTVTNKNADSPGLPSGSPLQPLSQPGSPAPAPPAQMDLEHPPQPPFGTPTSLLKKEPPGYEEAVTQQPKQQENSSSSQQMDDLFDILIQSGEISADFKEPPSLPGKEKPPSSAACSSPLVTQPSPSPELPQAAPPPPASPALPGRLEDFLESSTGLPLLTSGHEGPEPLSLIDDLHSQMLSSAAILDHPPSPMDTSELHFAPEPSSGVGLDLADGHLDSMDWLELSSGGPVLSLAPLSTAAPSLFSTDFLDGHDLQLHWDSCL